Proteins from a single region of Pseudodesulfovibrio portus:
- a CDS encoding ATP-binding protein: protein MLSKRKMITIDEDLCNGCGQCVPACEEGALAIVDGKAKLVKEIYCDGLGACLGDCPTGALKVEVREAEDFNPEAVADHLKAQGRTVPDHMPDPASLRMDGAPRKPAGGCPGAALRTMTPCGQANVPVAQESGSALSHWPVQLRLVPPTAPFLKNADLLLTADCVPVAMPRYHGEYVPYRVVLMGCPKFDDQMSYVEKLADIIAESDLNSITVMEMEVPCCSSMSVILNQAVKRAGKSVDTVRVTVARTGEVLETVPLQFEV from the coding sequence GCGGCCAGTGCGTGCCCGCCTGTGAAGAGGGTGCCCTGGCCATCGTCGACGGCAAGGCCAAACTGGTAAAGGAGATCTACTGCGACGGCCTGGGTGCCTGCCTGGGCGATTGTCCGACCGGTGCGCTCAAGGTTGAAGTGCGCGAGGCGGAGGATTTCAATCCCGAAGCCGTGGCTGACCACTTGAAGGCTCAGGGGCGTACTGTGCCGGATCACATGCCCGATCCCGCCAGTTTGCGCATGGACGGCGCACCCCGAAAGCCTGCGGGCGGCTGCCCCGGCGCGGCTCTGCGGACCATGACACCCTGCGGCCAGGCCAACGTGCCTGTTGCCCAGGAATCCGGTTCCGCGCTTTCCCACTGGCCGGTCCAGCTTCGCCTTGTGCCGCCAACCGCGCCGTTCCTCAAGAACGCGGACCTGCTGCTGACCGCCGACTGCGTGCCTGTGGCCATGCCGCGATACCATGGCGAATACGTTCCGTACCGGGTTGTGCTCATGGGCTGCCCAAAGTTCGACGACCAGATGTCGTATGTGGAGAAATTGGCCGACATCATTGCGGAAAGCGATCTGAATTCCATCACGGTCATGGAGATGGAAGTGCCGTGTTGCTCGTCCATGAGCGTTATCCTGAATCAGGCCGTGAAGCGCGCCGGAAAATCTGTGGACACCGTCCGCGTGACCGTGGCCCGTACCGGCGAGGTGCTGGAAACGGTTCCCCTTCAATTCGAAGTATAG
- a CDS encoding cupin domain-containing protein, whose amino-acid sequence MKRIELYKEHGFKDLTFSNYLVHESEFMKVINFNFKAGQKLPVHSHDLEGELTLTILEGQGEFLAGDGATMPANPGDVLVSEIAEPHGVSATTDMRVLVTIAPPI is encoded by the coding sequence ATGAAGAGAATAGAGTTGTACAAGGAACATGGTTTCAAGGACTTGACCTTTTCAAATTATCTGGTGCATGAGTCCGAGTTCATGAAGGTCATCAACTTCAACTTCAAGGCGGGGCAGAAGCTGCCCGTTCATTCCCATGACCTTGAGGGCGAGTTGACCCTGACCATCCTGGAGGGCCAGGGAGAGTTCCTGGCCGGCGACGGCGCCACCATGCCCGCCAATCCCGGCGACGTGCTTGTGTCGGAGATCGCCGAACCGCACGGTGTGAGCGCCACCACGGATATGCGTGTCCTGGTAACCATAGCCCCCCCAATTTGA
- a CDS encoding nitrite/sulfite reductase domain-containing protein, whose translation MELKAFIEQLPMRAVKPRKDGTFTVVPRMSQGKLAADHLIAIAKVVEEYGLEGVRLSTGQRLLIDGVPGAVLPEVIEKVGPVGDIYKHKVQACLGTTGCNLGQQDSMAVAAELEEFLNDYELPTKLKSSASGCSMCCGESMIRDVGLVGKKHGWTVSFGGNGGKRARQADVLAQDVPKEEAFEIIGRALDFYAANAKVKERTARFVERVGIKAVEQAVFGR comes from the coding sequence ATGGAACTGAAAGCATTCATTGAACAGTTGCCCATGAGGGCCGTCAAGCCGAGGAAGGATGGCACGTTCACTGTCGTCCCTCGCATGAGCCAGGGAAAGCTGGCTGCCGACCATCTGATCGCCATTGCCAAGGTGGTGGAGGAGTATGGCCTGGAAGGCGTTCGGTTGAGCACGGGCCAACGCCTGCTCATCGACGGCGTGCCCGGGGCCGTCCTGCCCGAGGTCATCGAAAAGGTCGGCCCCGTGGGTGACATATACAAACACAAGGTCCAGGCCTGCCTCGGCACCACCGGTTGCAATCTGGGGCAGCAGGATTCCATGGCCGTGGCCGCCGAGCTCGAGGAATTCCTCAATGACTACGAGCTACCCACCAAGCTCAAGTCAAGCGCTTCCGGCTGCTCCATGTGCTGTGGCGAATCCATGATCCGCGATGTGGGTCTGGTTGGCAAAAAGCACGGCTGGACTGTTTCCTTCGGCGGCAACGGCGGCAAGCGGGCGCGACAGGCCGATGTGTTGGCACAGGACGTCCCAAAGGAAGAGGCCTTCGAGATCATCGGCAGGGCGCTTGATTTCTATGCCGCCAACGCCAAGGTCAAGGAACGTACGGCTCGTTTTGTGGAACGCGTGGGCATCAAGGCCGTTGAACAGGCCGTATTCGGCCGGTAA
- a CDS encoding nitrite/sulfite reductase domain-containing protein, with the protein MADKELPKGAILQRDKRTYAIVPRTPVGLVTPEVLEALARVGRKYEIPVMKITSGQRIALVGLEEEQVDQVWEDLKMDVGPAVGLCVHYVQACPGTAVCKLGVRDSLGLGLELEEMFVGKELPAKLKVGVSGCPMCCAESFVRDVGLIGKPKGWTMVVGGNASGRPRIADVLAEQLTRGEAVELVQRFLDFYAENGGKRARSATMLRKIGIDAVKEAIL; encoded by the coding sequence ATGGCGGACAAGGAACTGCCCAAGGGAGCCATTTTACAGCGCGACAAGCGTACCTATGCCATTGTCCCCCGGACACCTGTGGGGCTGGTGACACCCGAAGTCCTCGAAGCCCTGGCCAGAGTGGGGCGAAAATATGAAATCCCGGTCATGAAGATCACTTCGGGCCAACGTATCGCTCTGGTCGGCCTTGAGGAGGAGCAGGTGGATCAGGTCTGGGAAGATCTCAAGATGGACGTGGGCCCGGCTGTGGGACTCTGTGTCCATTACGTGCAGGCCTGTCCGGGAACGGCGGTCTGCAAGCTCGGGGTTCGCGATTCCCTTGGACTCGGCCTGGAACTGGAAGAGATGTTCGTGGGCAAGGAGTTGCCGGCCAAGCTCAAGGTCGGCGTGTCCGGCTGCCCCATGTGCTGCGCCGAGAGCTTCGTGCGCGACGTGGGGCTCATCGGCAAGCCGAAGGGGTGGACCATGGTCGTGGGCGGCAATGCCTCGGGCAGGCCGCGTATAGCCGATGTCCTGGCCGAACAGCTGACCCGGGGGGAAGCCGTGGAGTTGGTGCAGCGGTTTCTCGATTTTTATGCGGAAAACGGCGGGAAGCGTGCCCGTTCAGCCACCATGCTCAGGAAGATCGGCATCGACGCGGTCAAAGAAGCCATTCTCTAG
- the trkA gene encoding Trk system potassium transporter TrkA, translating to MRVIIIGAGEVGFHISQRLAVENKEVVVIDTSDEALRKVAETSDVQAIQGSGSSPKVLEDAGIKEADILLAVTDSDEINLIACFFANMLNEKITKLARVRGEMYTNYKHLLTGEGANITKIINPDEEVVNSVLRLMSVPGAVEINEFAGGKIRLIGINLPEESPILGSQLIHLRTKIGEDLGIVIAAIVRDDQLIIPSGLDVIKKGDVVYFVCDIRDQEEILERLGVSSEPVREVMIIGGGNIGFKLAKALDNKYYHTRLLENRQERCEYLSEHLDRPIVLMGDSTDQEILREENIHDMDMVIAVTGDEETNILSCLLAKSLGAKSTVTRVNNLGYMPLIQPIGIDYVVCPRLSAVNSLLHFIRRGRIMSSVSIKGEAAEALETVILEDSPIVGKMVKDLNFPRGCLVLCFQRGDDVLIPRGDTRVEPNDRLIIISTRQNIPKVEKVLTTKVEFF from the coding sequence TTGCGGGTCATCATCATCGGGGCCGGTGAGGTCGGTTTTCATATTTCGCAGCGTCTGGCGGTCGAGAACAAGGAAGTCGTGGTCATCGACACCTCCGACGAGGCCCTGCGCAAAGTCGCGGAGACCTCGGACGTGCAGGCCATCCAGGGATCGGGCAGCAGCCCCAAGGTCCTGGAGGATGCGGGTATCAAGGAAGCCGACATCCTGTTGGCCGTGACCGATTCCGACGAGATCAATCTCATCGCCTGCTTCTTCGCCAACATGCTCAACGAGAAGATCACGAAGCTTGCTCGTGTTCGTGGAGAAATGTACACGAACTACAAGCATTTGCTTACTGGAGAAGGGGCGAACATCACCAAGATCATCAACCCCGACGAAGAGGTGGTCAATTCGGTCCTGCGGCTCATGTCCGTGCCCGGGGCGGTGGAGATCAACGAGTTCGCCGGGGGCAAAATCCGACTCATCGGCATCAATCTTCCCGAAGAGAGCCCCATTCTGGGCAGTCAACTCATCCATCTGCGCACCAAGATCGGCGAGGACCTGGGAATCGTCATCGCGGCCATCGTTCGCGACGACCAGCTCATCATTCCCAGCGGCCTGGACGTCATCAAGAAGGGCGACGTGGTCTATTTCGTCTGCGATATCCGTGATCAGGAGGAAATCCTCGAGCGGCTGGGAGTCTCCAGCGAGCCCGTCCGCGAGGTGATGATCATCGGCGGCGGCAACATCGGTTTCAAGCTGGCCAAGGCCCTGGACAACAAATATTACCACACCCGTCTGCTGGAGAACCGGCAGGAACGGTGCGAATACCTTTCCGAGCACCTGGACCGGCCCATCGTGCTCATGGGCGACTCCACGGATCAGGAAATTCTCCGCGAGGAGAACATCCACGACATGGACATGGTCATCGCCGTGACCGGCGACGAGGAGACCAACATCCTGTCCTGTTTGCTCGCCAAGAGCCTGGGTGCCAAGAGTACGGTCACAAGGGTCAACAATCTCGGCTACATGCCGCTCATCCAGCCCATTGGCATCGATTACGTCGTTTGTCCGAGGCTGTCGGCGGTCAATTCGCTTTTGCACTTTATCCGTCGCGGCAGGATCATGTCGTCGGTATCCATCAAGGGCGAAGCAGCGGAGGCGCTGGAGACCGTCATCCTTGAGGATTCCCCCATCGTGGGCAAGATGGTCAAGGACCTCAATTTCCCCCGCGGCTGCCTGGTGCTTTGCTTCCAGCGCGGTGACGACGTCCTGATCCCCCGCGGCGACACGCGGGTGGAGCCCAATGACCGGCTGATCATCATTTCCACTCGACAGAATATCCCCAAGGTCGAAAAAGTCCTGACCACAAAGGTGGAGTTCTTCTAA
- a CDS encoding TrkH family potassium uptake protein, whose translation MRWRYVLYVIGALVACVGMTMIFPLAWGVYYGDGSAYPLALSMGITILMGGLLFLIFRDPEASSSVITHREGMAIVALGWFAAGFAGGLPFYLGGVFESVVDCVFESLSGFSTTGSSVLTNIEAVPRGLLFWRSLTHWLGGMGIIVLSLAILPFLGIGGMQLYKAEVPGPTPDKLKPRIKDTAMTLWKVYLLFSVAETVLLLFGGMDLFDALCHTFGTMATGGFSTRNASVAAFDSAYIDYVITLFMLIAGVNFSLHYLLLKWRPSAMFKDPEFRVFASMIMVFIVVITIAVYVGGNYENVADSVRYTSFQVASILTTTGFATADYELWPGVTQAILLFCMFVGGCAGSTGGGMKVMRITLLCKQSYQELFRLIHPRAVSHVKMGRIVVKDDVISGVWGFFILWIGLFVLAAFVVAATGVDVVTSFAASLACIGNIGPGIGGVGPTDNFAWLPDTAKWVLTFCMVLGRLEIYTVIILFVPEFWRK comes from the coding sequence ATGCGTTGGCGTTATGTGCTCTACGTCATCGGCGCATTGGTGGCCTGCGTCGGCATGACCATGATCTTTCCCCTGGCGTGGGGCGTGTATTACGGCGATGGCAGCGCATACCCCCTGGCCCTGTCCATGGGCATCACCATTCTGATGGGCGGTCTGCTGTTTCTGATTTTCCGCGATCCTGAGGCGTCGTCATCGGTCATCACCCACAGGGAAGGCATGGCTATCGTGGCTCTGGGGTGGTTCGCCGCCGGTTTTGCGGGCGGCCTGCCGTTTTATCTTGGCGGTGTTTTCGAGTCGGTGGTGGATTGCGTGTTCGAATCCCTGTCCGGCTTCAGCACCACCGGGTCGTCCGTGCTGACGAACATCGAGGCCGTGCCGCGCGGGTTGCTGTTCTGGCGCAGCCTGACCCACTGGCTCGGCGGCATGGGCATCATCGTGCTTTCTCTGGCCATCCTGCCGTTTCTCGGCATCGGCGGCATGCAGCTCTATAAGGCGGAGGTGCCGGGACCGACTCCGGACAAACTCAAGCCGCGCATCAAGGATACGGCCATGACCCTGTGGAAGGTCTACCTCCTGTTCAGCGTGGCCGAGACCGTGCTGCTCCTGTTCGGCGGCATGGATTTGTTCGACGCCCTGTGCCACACCTTCGGCACCATGGCTACGGGAGGCTTTTCCACCCGGAACGCTTCGGTGGCGGCTTTCGACAGCGCCTACATCGATTATGTGATCACGCTGTTCATGCTTATCGCCGGAGTTAATTTTTCCCTGCATTACCTGCTGCTTAAGTGGCGTCCATCGGCAATGTTCAAGGACCCTGAATTCCGTGTTTTCGCTTCCATGATCATGGTCTTTATCGTGGTCATTACCATTGCTGTCTATGTTGGCGGCAACTATGAGAATGTCGCCGACTCCGTGCGCTACACATCGTTTCAGGTGGCATCCATCCTGACCACCACCGGGTTTGCCACGGCTGATTACGAGCTATGGCCGGGCGTCACACAGGCCATCCTGCTTTTCTGCATGTTCGTGGGCGGGTGCGCCGGGTCGACCGGCGGCGGCATGAAGGTCATGCGCATCACCTTGCTCTGCAAGCAGTCCTATCAGGAGTTGTTCCGGCTTATCCATCCCCGGGCCGTCAGCCACGTGAAGATGGGCAGGATCGTGGTCAAGGATGACGTCATCAGCGGCGTCTGGGGCTTCTTTATTCTCTGGATCGGGTTGTTCGTTCTGGCGGCCTTCGTGGTTGCGGCCACGGGAGTGGATGTGGTTACGTCATTTGCCGCCTCCCTGGCCTGTATCGGCAACATCGGTCCCGGTATCGGCGGAGTAGGGCCCACCGACAACTTCGCCTGGTTGCCCGACACCGCCAAGTGGGTGCTGACATTCTGCATGGTGCTCGGGAGGCTCGAAATCTATACCGTCATCATTCTGTTCGTGCCTGAATTCTGGCGCAAGTAA
- the nadB gene encoding L-aspartate oxidase encodes MNNFRLQTDALIIGSGIAGCVAALTLAEQGCNVIILTAAPDLKVGNTSLAQGGIVYRNENDDPRILEKDIMTAGWKQNFTSSVRFLSRKGPEVLKEIFLEKYRIPFNQRQPGDWFLTKEGGHSMARILYCDDHTGRNIMEVLSEAVSEHANIRVLTKRTAVDLLTTQHHAKHLDFKYSLSNKCVGAYVFNEEVGKVETILSKFTLLATGGVGQIYLHTTNTGGSIGSGLAMAHRAGARLMNCEYVQFHPTTLYGGSKRGERRFLVSEAVRGEGAVLINRFGDPFMTRYDPRADLAPRDIVTRAIMDEMLATDDDCVYLDVSKVKDDVSHRFPTIFDRCRKMGIDMACEPVPVVPAAHYFCGGVLVDNRGRTNLDRLYAAGECSCTGVHGANRLASTSLLEGMLWGHSAGQDIASRMNRSASLSRKLNESIPDWISYGHNQDEDPALIAQDWANIRNTMWNYVGITRTSSRLQRAFSDMRKLTKNLQDFYKETELSKALIDLFHGSQAAYIVTLAALRNKETKGCHFRID; translated from the coding sequence ATGAACAACTTCCGCCTGCAAACTGACGCCCTGATCATCGGCTCCGGCATTGCCGGATGCGTGGCCGCCCTCACTCTGGCCGAGCAGGGATGCAACGTCATCATTCTCACCGCTGCTCCCGATCTCAAAGTCGGGAACACCTCCCTGGCACAGGGCGGCATCGTCTACCGCAACGAGAACGATGATCCCAGGATTCTCGAAAAGGACATCATGACCGCCGGCTGGAAGCAGAATTTCACCAGTTCCGTCCGTTTTCTGTCCCGCAAGGGACCGGAAGTGTTGAAAGAAATCTTTCTGGAAAAATACCGGATTCCCTTCAACCAACGCCAACCGGGCGACTGGTTCCTGACCAAGGAAGGCGGCCACTCCATGGCCCGCATCCTCTACTGCGACGACCATACCGGTCGGAACATCATGGAAGTCCTGTCCGAGGCCGTATCCGAACACGCCAACATCCGTGTCCTGACCAAGCGCACGGCCGTCGACCTGCTTACCACCCAGCACCACGCCAAACACCTTGATTTCAAGTACAGCCTTTCCAACAAGTGCGTGGGCGCCTACGTCTTCAACGAGGAAGTGGGCAAGGTTGAAACCATTTTATCCAAATTCACCCTGCTGGCCACCGGCGGCGTCGGGCAGATATACCTGCACACCACCAATACCGGAGGCTCAATCGGTTCCGGCCTGGCCATGGCCCACCGTGCGGGTGCACGGCTCATGAACTGCGAATACGTTCAGTTCCACCCCACGACCCTCTACGGCGGCTCCAAACGCGGTGAGCGCCGTTTCCTGGTCTCCGAGGCGGTACGCGGCGAAGGTGCCGTCCTCATCAACCGATTCGGCGACCCCTTCATGACCCGGTACGATCCCAGGGCCGACCTGGCCCCGCGCGACATCGTCACCCGGGCCATCATGGACGAAATGCTGGCCACGGACGACGACTGCGTCTACCTGGACGTGTCCAAGGTCAAGGACGACGTCAGCCACCGTTTTCCCACCATCTTCGACCGATGCCGGAAAATGGGCATCGACATGGCCTGCGAGCCCGTGCCCGTGGTCCCCGCCGCCCACTATTTCTGCGGCGGCGTCCTGGTGGACAACCGAGGCCGCACCAACCTCGACCGTCTGTATGCCGCCGGAGAATGTTCGTGCACCGGCGTCCATGGCGCAAACCGGCTGGCCTCGACTTCACTGCTTGAAGGCATGCTCTGGGGGCACAGCGCCGGCCAGGACATCGCCTCCCGCATGAACCGTTCCGCATCGTTGAGCCGCAAGCTCAACGAATCCATCCCGGACTGGATCAGCTACGGCCACAACCAGGACGAGGACCCCGCCCTCATCGCTCAGGACTGGGCCAACATCCGCAACACCATGTGGAACTATGTGGGCATCACCCGCACCAGCAGCCGGCTGCAGCGAGCCTTCTCGGACATGCGCAAGCTGACCAAGAACCTGCAGGATTTCTATAAGGAAACCGAACTCAGCAAGGCCCTCATCGACCTGTTCCACGGCTCCCAGGCGGCATACATCGTCACCCTGGCCGCCCTGCGGAACAAGGAAACCAAAGGCTGCCATTTCCGTATCGACTAG
- the nadA gene encoding quinolinate synthase NadA yields the protein MVENPAQRIERIKSEMGDRLSILGHHYQTDDVIHFTDIQGDSLELARKITNLDAEHIVFCGVFFMAESAAILCRDDQKIHIPDVTASCPMADMAEAGRVRKTLEILQKDGRKIVPLTYVNSSAAVKAVVGEYDGSVCTSANARTMLDWALNQGDAVLFLPDMHLGCNTANLLGIPEDKRLVLPKDVIDGDPALHVDPAAADDKRLILWPGYCPIHEEFTLDSTRAIRETEPEAKIVVHPECSPSVVEASDGNGSTTFLIKYAEEADDGTTIYIGTEENLVNRLAARYEGRKVIRPLLSSQCEDMGKITVEKLADTLENLNYSNPVTVSNAIREPARRALERMLAVCS from the coding sequence ATTGTGGAAAACCCTGCGCAGCGCATAGAGCGCATCAAATCGGAAATGGGCGACAGGCTGTCCATCCTCGGCCATCACTACCAGACGGACGACGTCATCCATTTTACAGACATCCAGGGCGACTCCCTGGAACTGGCTCGCAAGATCACCAATCTCGACGCCGAACACATCGTATTCTGCGGCGTCTTCTTCATGGCGGAATCCGCCGCCATCCTCTGCCGGGACGACCAGAAGATCCACATCCCCGACGTCACCGCCTCCTGCCCCATGGCTGACATGGCCGAGGCCGGACGGGTCAGAAAAACTCTTGAAATTCTTCAAAAAGACGGACGAAAAATCGTTCCGCTCACCTATGTGAACTCATCGGCGGCCGTAAAGGCGGTGGTCGGTGAATACGACGGCTCGGTCTGCACCTCGGCCAATGCCCGGACCATGCTCGACTGGGCCCTCAATCAGGGGGACGCGGTCCTGTTCCTGCCGGACATGCATTTGGGCTGCAACACCGCCAACCTGCTCGGAATCCCCGAAGACAAGCGGCTTGTCCTGCCCAAGGACGTCATTGACGGCGACCCGGCCCTGCACGTCGATCCGGCAGCCGCCGACGACAAGAGGCTCATCCTCTGGCCCGGCTACTGCCCCATCCATGAGGAATTCACCCTGGATTCCACCCGGGCCATAAGGGAAACTGAACCCGAGGCAAAGATCGTGGTCCACCCTGAATGCTCGCCGTCAGTGGTCGAAGCTTCCGACGGCAACGGTTCAACCACCTTTTTGATCAAATACGCCGAGGAAGCCGATGACGGCACCACCATCTACATCGGCACCGAGGAAAACCTGGTGAACCGGCTGGCCGCCCGATACGAAGGCCGTAAGGTCATCAGGCCGCTCCTTTCCAGCCAGTGCGAAGACATGGGCAAGATCACCGTGGAAAAACTCGCCGATACTCTGGAAAACCTGAATTACTCCAATCCCGTCACGGTCAGCAACGCCATCAGGGAACCCGCCCGTCGGGCCCTGGAGCGCATGCTGGCCGTTTGCTCCTAG
- the nadC gene encoding carboxylating nicotinate-nucleotide diphosphorylase: MPTTIFDDFFQAEARMFLLATIRIALAEDASDLTSMGLFTDSDMAQAMIVAKQDTVVAGLPIIPLVLEFGGESCQAHLNVDDGDRVSAGTMVAALQGPALQLLKAERVIMNFLCHLSGIADLTARYVEALKGTKTQLLDTRKTLPGLRFPEKYAVLAGGGQNHRLTLADMLMLKDNHIDRAGSITQAVSRLHAVHSPCPPIEVECRTLEEVTEASQCDIKRIMLDNMDAKTAKKALSMIPDTIETEISGNVSLETIRQVAEIGPNYISVGKLTHSAPASDFSMQFIPLG; the protein is encoded by the coding sequence ATGCCGACCACCATCTTTGACGATTTTTTCCAGGCAGAAGCCCGGATGTTCCTCCTGGCGACCATCCGCATAGCCCTTGCCGAGGACGCCTCGGACCTGACAAGCATGGGCCTTTTCACCGACAGCGACATGGCCCAGGCCATGATCGTGGCCAAGCAGGACACAGTGGTAGCGGGGCTGCCCATCATCCCGCTGGTTCTCGAATTCGGCGGTGAATCCTGCCAGGCCCACCTCAACGTGGACGACGGCGACAGGGTCTCCGCCGGAACCATGGTAGCCGCCTTGCAAGGCCCGGCCCTGCAACTGCTCAAGGCCGAGCGGGTTATCATGAACTTCCTCTGCCACCTCTCCGGCATCGCAGACCTGACGGCTCGATACGTCGAAGCGCTCAAGGGAACCAAGACCCAACTCCTGGACACGCGAAAGACCTTGCCGGGTCTCCGCTTCCCTGAAAAATACGCGGTCCTGGCCGGCGGCGGCCAGAATCATCGGCTGACGCTGGCCGACATGCTCATGCTCAAGGACAATCACATCGATCGGGCGGGTTCCATCACCCAGGCAGTGAGCCGGCTTCACGCCGTACACTCGCCCTGCCCGCCCATCGAAGTCGAATGCCGCACGTTGGAAGAGGTTACGGAAGCGAGCCAGTGCGACATCAAGCGCATCATGCTCGACAACATGGACGCCAAAACGGCCAAAAAGGCCCTGTCCATGATCCCGGACACCATCGAAACGGAAATCAGCGGCAACGTCTCCTTGGAAACCATCCGCCAAGTTGCGGAAATCGGGCCGAACTATATCTCCGTTGGCAAGCTCACGCACTCTGCCCCGGCGTCGGACTTCAGCATGCAATTCATACCCTTAGGCTAA
- the mgtE gene encoding magnesium transporter, with translation MSVKESITTQQDEEFDGLTAAELEAQHPADAAETIEGLDIIDQVKFIKQLPIKDAAESIAEMDEHDQKALISNLNRGLAARIVDEMSPDDATDLLDTLDDDLQKALLSRVPAEERAELKTLLTFDPDTAGGVMNTEVVILDQDLNADQAVSQIRQEVEDKEVPYYAYLTDKKDRLVGVVSLRDLLLARRGVTLKDLVKTQNLITVGYNIDKEEVAHLIAHYNLLALPVVDFGNRLLGVVTVDDVIDIIHEEASEDMQAMVGAGADETTDSPWLYSVRVRLPWLIMNVIFSAMSAWVVHLFEGNITEMAVLAVLMPVVANQAGNTGQQALAVMIRQMVMERFDRKRAWLAVLRELRIGLLNGVIIASLVFCAALIVTGKPLLATVMGAALGMDMLLGAFAGASIPLLLKELGRDPAQASSIFLTTITDSMGFLFLLGLAGLVLLN, from the coding sequence ATGAGCGTCAAAGAGAGTATCACCACCCAGCAGGACGAAGAATTCGACGGCCTGACCGCCGCCGAACTCGAAGCCCAGCACCCTGCGGATGCTGCCGAAACCATTGAAGGTCTCGACATCATCGATCAGGTCAAATTCATCAAGCAGCTTCCCATCAAGGACGCTGCCGAGTCCATTGCGGAAATGGATGAGCACGACCAGAAGGCGCTCATATCCAATCTCAATCGCGGGTTGGCCGCCAGGATCGTGGACGAAATGTCCCCGGATGACGCCACCGACCTTCTGGACACCCTTGACGATGATCTCCAGAAAGCCCTTCTCAGCCGGGTTCCGGCCGAGGAGCGGGCGGAACTGAAGACGCTGTTGACATTCGACCCGGATACGGCGGGTGGTGTCATGAATACCGAAGTGGTCATCCTCGATCAGGACCTCAATGCCGATCAGGCCGTGTCCCAGATTCGCCAGGAAGTCGAGGACAAGGAAGTTCCCTATTACGCCTACCTGACCGACAAGAAAGACCGTCTGGTGGGTGTCGTGTCCCTTCGCGACCTTCTTCTGGCCCGCAGGGGCGTGACCCTCAAGGATCTGGTCAAGACCCAGAATCTGATCACCGTGGGCTACAACATCGACAAGGAAGAAGTGGCGCACCTCATCGCCCACTACAATCTTTTGGCCCTGCCCGTGGTGGACTTCGGCAACCGGTTGCTCGGCGTGGTCACCGTCGATGACGTCATCGACATCATCCACGAAGAGGCTTCCGAAGACATGCAGGCCATGGTCGGTGCCGGTGCGGACGAGACCACGGACTCTCCGTGGCTTTATTCCGTGCGTGTGCGGCTGCCCTGGTTGATCATGAACGTGATTTTTTCGGCCATGTCGGCCTGGGTGGTCCACCTTTTCGAGGGCAACATCACCGAAATGGCTGTGCTCGCCGTGCTCATGCCCGTTGTGGCCAACCAGGCGGGCAACACCGGCCAGCAGGCCCTGGCCGTCATGATCCGCCAGATGGTCATGGAGCGTTTCGACCGCAAACGGGCCTGGCTTGCCGTGCTGCGTGAATTGCGCATCGGCTTGCTCAACGGCGTGATCATCGCGTCGCTGGTCTTCTGTGCCGCCCTGATCGTTACGGGCAAACCGCTTCTGGCCACGGTCATGGGAGCCGCGCTGGGCATGGACATGCTGCTGGGGGCTTTTGCCGGTGCATCCATTCCTCTGCTGCTCAAGGAATTGGGGCGCGACCCGGCCCAGGCTTCAAGCATATTCCTGACCACCATCACGGACTCGATGGGCTTTCTCTTCCTGCTCGGCCTCGCCGGATTGGTCCTGCTCAATTAG